In the Orenia marismortui DSM 5156 genome, one interval contains:
- a CDS encoding manganese catalase family protein encodes MFSHDKQLLHEVKVDTPNPAYATMLQEQLGGPNGELKAGLQYFAQSFRIQDPEIKDLFLDIATEEFGHAEMVAQTINLLNGHDVANTPDTVGQIEGQVLGGLSPLLANASGEPFTANYVNVTGDVIADILSDIAAEQRAKVVYEYLHRQIDDQGVRETIDFLLNREEAHNALFREALNKLQQKPQYSNYNFGVTEDSKLYFDLSTPGRYFDNPNPTAPSFDNPRKVENRDKSLQPV; translated from the coding sequence ATGTTTAGTCATGATAAACAACTTTTACATGAAGTAAAGGTCGATACACCAAATCCAGCTTATGCAACTATGCTACAAGAACAATTAGGTGGACCTAATGGAGAATTAAAAGCTGGACTTCAATATTTTGCTCAAAGCTTTAGAATTCAAGACCCTGAAATTAAAGATTTATTCTTAGATATTGCCACTGAAGAGTTTGGACATGCAGAAATGGTTGCCCAAACTATTAATCTACTAAATGGCCATGATGTAGCTAATACTCCTGATACTGTAGGACAGATAGAAGGACAAGTATTAGGTGGACTTTCACCATTGCTAGCAAATGCTTCTGGCGAACCCTTTACTGCCAATTATGTAAATGTCACTGGAGATGTAATTGCTGATATACTTTCTGATATAGCCGCTGAACAACGTGCAAAGGTAGTTTATGAATATCTACACCGCCAAATTGATGATCAAGGTGTTAGAGAAACTATAGACTTCTTATTAAATCGCGAAGAAGCACATAATGCTTTATTTAGAGAAGCATTAAATAAACTTCAACAAAAACCTCAATACTCTAATTATAATTTTGGGGTAACAGAAGATTCTAAGCTATATTTTGATTTATCCACTCCTGGCAGATACTTTGATAACCCTAATCCAACTGCTCCAAGTTTTGATAATCCTCGTAAAGTTGAGAATCGAGATAAAAGTCTCCAGCCGGTTTAA
- a CDS encoding Fur family transcriptional regulator, with protein sequence MESLDLLEEKLKDKGIRWTKQRKTILEVLLASNRPLSAQDIFTKIEAMNPKLRLSTVYRNLNSFQEVNIVRALNLKGKEKKFELIDEGHHHHHLLCIECDNIMPLSCPLKEFENKLKNETGYTILDHRMKIYGLCPKCKEK encoded by the coding sequence ATGGAAAGTTTAGATCTATTAGAAGAGAAATTAAAGGATAAAGGAATTAGGTGGACTAAACAAAGAAAGACAATCTTAGAAGTATTACTTGCTAGTAATAGACCATTATCAGCTCAAGATATATTTACTAAAATAGAGGCTATGAATCCTAAATTAAGGTTATCAACAGTTTACCGTAATCTAAACTCTTTTCAGGAGGTTAATATTGTAAGAGCTTTGAATTTAAAGGGTAAAGAGAAAAAGTTTGAGCTAATTGATGAAGGTCATCATCATCACCATTTACTTTGTATAGAATGTGATAATATTATGCCTTTATCTTGTCCCTTGAAAGAGTTTGAGAATAAATTAAAGAATGAGACAGGATATACTATCTTAGATCATAGAATGAAAATATATGGATTATGCCCAAAATGTAAAGAGAAGTAA